The nucleotide window TATACCTTCcctaattttaactttaaagttATCCTGGAAATATTTGGGTTGACAAAGGCGATGAAACCgaactgagatttttaaaaaaagattactcACCTGGTTGTGCACAAGTCTGCTTATGTCCCAATCTCCAGTCTAGGGTCTGATGCTCCTTGCTGCAGTAATACGCTTTGTGGCATCTGGAGCACGTTTTGGGGCCTAAACAGCCACAAACCCTGCAGAGATGAGCACCAGACTTAAGCTGGAGACACACTGATTCTCCTGTTTCTGGGGGAGGATTCTCAGAAGGTGGCTCATATGAGTAAAAATCGTTTTTCCTGGGTAGCTGATTCCTAAAAACTAaaagagaatgcagagaaaagttATATCTTCAAACAAAACAGCAATTCAAATATTTCATCCTCTacacataaaactgaaaatacttttttaaaaaatgaaagtttttgcTTTCAGGAATAAGCTTTTAAAATCCCGAAACTAGATTTCGTCTGGTACGCAATTGAGTTGCCTCCTGGAGCTAGTCTGAGTTAATCCAATTAGTAAGACTGATCGTTAAGAACGACTGCCAAAAATACGAAAAAGCTACTGGGACCCATCTTTCCAAGACAATTTCTATTATCTGAATAGCACCATACCTAGCACCCACTGATTAAAAGCTGGGGGCTACCGATGCGCATGGGCAGTTAGAAGCTTGTGTAGTAAAAATGAGGACATCCTGGAAGGGCCCGGGAGAAGGTGCTCCTGGGGAAGCGCGGGGGAGGGAGCTCGAGGATGGGGCGGCAGCGGTGCTTTCCGCCGTCTCCCTCCTGGCTCCCGGAATTAACGCGCACGCGTGGCAGGCATGGCCCCGTCTCGGCCCCGTCTCGACCCCGTCTGGCGGCTCACCTCGCAGGCCGGCACAGCACGGCGGCTCGCGGCAGCAGAAGAGGAAGATGCCGCGGTGGAAGGCGTCCGCGCGGCCGGGCAGCGGCGCGTACACCTGCAGCAGGAAGGAGAGCGGGCGGCCGCACAGCGCGCAAGCCAGGGCCCGGGGCCCGGGCAGCCCGGCCGCGCCCAGCCATGCCGGCCGCCCGCCCACCTTGCTGGGGAACTGCTCGCTGCGCAGTCGCCACGCCGGCGCTGACTCGGCGAAGCCCAGCTCCACAGGTCTGGCCCCGGCGGCAGCCATGCGGGGCGCGAGCTGGCGTGAGGGGCGGGGCTGGCGTGAGGGGCGTGGGGCGCAGCCCACAGCCGGGCCGGTAGGCGGAAGTCGGGCGCGGGGCGGAAGGCAAGAGGCGGGCACTTTCCGGAGGGCAGGAGGCGGGAACGCGTCTAATGGGAGCGGCTGCAGGCAGGACCCAAGCGAGGGAGCGGGGCAAGGAAACCTCCCAGCGTTGGCCCCGCCCCTGGCGCCTCTGCTTCCGAGCCGCTTACCTGGTTCCTCCGGGTGCTCAGGGATGGTTCTGGTCTTTGGAAGAGTCGCAGCTGGTGACGGCGCCCCCCTCACCTCTGCTCATGTCCTGCTGTGGGCCTGCGGGTGACCACCAGCCAGGCAGAGCCGTCACTCAAACCTTGCCTGCTGGTGTCCTCAGGATGTGGGAAACCTGTGCGCTGGCCAAGTGTTACCCAGGAGTAGGCAGTGAAAGATAAATGAAGGTTGAACAGGTAAAGTGAGGACCGTACAGTGGAAAGCGAGAATCCTGTGTGCCCTGAAGGTAATGAAGAAGCCTCTGCAAAAGAGTCTTTTCTGTCAGTCTTAAGGTCTCTGTTTTAACGTTAATGCTGGCttgctgtgcctgaattccaaggGAGGCGTGTATTATGAGGCATGGCCAACCCTCACCCGTCATTGCCTGAACtggtttttcaggttaacttaaGAATGCCCTTGGGCAAGCAGAGGGTCCATCAGTAGGTTGGAGGGTTTCGAATTTTACTGTTGGTTTGCAGAGGTCTGAAAGAAACATGCACCAGCTGTTCTCTCTGAAGACTTCTACCTGTGAGGTCTCATTTACATAACAAGACCGTGGTTGTCAGCCAGGTCTCCCACTCCCATAACCTGTTATGCCACAATCCAAACCCCCattctgtaacctcaagatggtataTAAGCTTCTGAACCCCATTTGGGGCTTCAGCAAAATCACTCTAGTTCTCCCCCATGtgcatgttaataaatttgtatgccctttctccaattaatctgccttttgtcagttgacttttcagtgaaccttcagaggaCAAAAAGAAAGCTTTCCATTGGCTACTACAGTGGCTTTAATGGAAGTAAAGTCATCAACgtttatttttgacaaaatcaCAGTTTAATTGGcag belongs to Macaca thibetana thibetana isolate TM-01 chromosome 4, ASM2454274v1, whole genome shotgun sequence and includes:
- the PDCD2 gene encoding programmed cell death protein 2 isoform X2 yields the protein MAAAGARPVELGFAESAPAWRLRSEQFPSKVGGRPAWLGAAGLPGPRALACALCGRPLSFLLQVYAPLPGRADAFHRGIFLFCCREPPCCAGLRVFRNQLPRKNDFYSYEPPSENPPPETGESVCLQLKSGAHLCRVCGCLGPKTCSRCHKAYYCSKEHQTLDWRLGHKQTCAQPDHFDHIIPDHNFLFPEFEIVIETEEEIMPEVVEKEDYSEITGSMDS
- the PDCD2 gene encoding programmed cell death protein 2 isoform X1 translates to MAAAGARPVELGFAESAPAWRLRSEQFPSKVGGRPAWLGAAGLPGPRALACALCGRPLSFLLQVYAPLPGRADAFHRGIFLFCCREPPCCAGLRVFRNQLPRKNDFYSYEPPSENPPPETGESVCLQLKSGAHLCRVCGCLGPKTCSRCHKAYYCSKEHQTLDWRLGHKQTCAQPDHFDHIIPDHNFLFPEFEIVIETEEEIMPEVVEKEDYSEITGSMGEALEEELDSMAKHESREDTIFQKFKTQIALEPEQILRYGRGIAPIWISGENIPQEKDIPDCPCGAKRILEFQVMPQLLNYLKADRLGKSIDWGILAVFTCAESCSLGTGYTEEFVWKQDVTATP